TAGAGGTGGTAAATTCAAATCACCAAGCTTAACGGAACTCCATAAAAAACTATTTGGTGTTCCCTTTGCTGATGCCCATGATGCAGCTTATGACGTTGATGCTACCGCTCGATGTTTCTTTGGGTTAATTGAGCATGGCGTTGTTGAGCCGATCAATAATGTACCTGTTGAAGCAGTTGTTTATGAAGCTCCTGTCCTTGATGAGGCCAACTTCGCTTTTAAAGAAAAAAGTAAAGATAAAGGTAGAGGTAAGGTAAGTAAGGAAGAGGGTTTAGCTCGTCTAAAAGATGTTCCTTTTACTCACTTGCATACACATACACAATTCTCCATTCTAAGAGCAACTTGTACCATTGGAGATTTAGTAGCAAAATCTCAAGCAGATGGCTGTACTGCGGTTTGTCTTACAGACCATGGTAACATGTACACTGCTTACCATTTCGTTAGAGATGTTTTAAAAGCAGATTTGAAACCTATTGTAGGTTGTGAGTTTTATTTGGTAAATGATCATAAGAAGAGAAAGTTCACAAGAGATGATCCTGATAGACGTTCTCAGCCGGTATTGATCGCAAAAAATAAGGCAGGGTACCATAATTTAGCAAAGCTATCCTCACAAGGTTTTATCGATGGTGCTTATACAGATAGAGATGGTACTTATGCTCGTATTGATAAAGAACTTCTTCTACAATATAAAGGAGACCTAATTGCAACTACAGGTGGACTGTCTTCTCCTGTAAACAACTTGATCCTGAATGTTGGTGAAGAGCAAGCAGAACAAGAATTTGTATGGTGGTTGGAACAATTCCAAGATGATTTCTACATAGAACTCTGTCGTCATGGATTGGATGAGGAAGACCACGTTAACGAGGTATTATTACGTTTTGCTGAAAAGTATGGTGTAAAGTACTTTGCGGCAAATAATGTTTATTATATAGATGAAGAGGGAGCGTCTGCACATGATATTTTATTATGTGTAAAAGACGGAGAAAAGCAATCTACTCCTATCGGTAGAGGTAGAGGTTTCCGTTTTGGCTTTCCAAACAATCAGTTCTATTTCAAATCTGCTGATGAGATGAAAGAACTGTTCTATGATTTACCTGAGGCGATTGAATGCACACAGGAAATTGTAGATAAAATTGAATCATATAAGCTAGCCAGGGATGTCCTCTTGCCTGCCTTCGATATTCCAGAGGAATTTGTTAATCCAGAGGATGAGAAAGACGGAGGTAAAAGAGGTGAAAATGCCTTTTTACGACACTTGACATATGTCGGGGCGGAAAAAAGATATGGAACAATCACGGATGATATTAGAGAGCGTCTTGACTTCGAATTACAGACCATTGAAAATACAGGCTATCCAGGTTATTTCTTGATTGTACAGGATTTTACCACCGAAGCAAGAAACATGGGGGTTTCTGTAGGGCCAGGTCGTGGTTCAGCAGCAGGATCCGCCGTAGCTTATGCTATTGGTATTACCAATGTAGATCCAATCAAGTATGATCTTCTATTTGAGAGATTCTTGAATCCTGACCGTGTGTCTCTTCCCGATATTGATATTGACTTTGATGATGAAGGTCGTCAGAAGATTATCAACTGGGTAGTGGATAAGTATGGTTTCAACCAAGTATCTCATATTATCACTTATGGTACTATGGCGGCAAAATCTTCAATAAAAGATACTGCCAGAGTAATGGATTTACCATTAAGTGATGCCGATAGAATCGCTAAGCTTGTTCCAGATATGAAACTGAAGAAACTCTTCGGAATGTCTGATGAACAACTAAATGAAAAGTTAAACAGTGAACAAATTGAGATGGCCAATGCTTTAAAAGAGCTATCTCATGAAACAGGTCTGGAAGGACAGGTAGTGAATACAGCAAGAGTATTGGAAGGTTCTGTAAGGAATACCGGTATTCATGCTTGTGGTATTATTATTACTCCAGATGACATCACTAAATTTATTCCTGTAACTACAGCCAAAGATGCAGATCTTTTGGTGACGCAGTTTGATAACTCTGTAGTAGAAAATGCAGGAATGCTAAAAATGGACTTCCTTGGTCTTCGTACACTATCGATCATTAAGGATGCTATTAAGTTAATTAAACAACGACATGGAATAGAAATCGATCCAGACGATATTCCATTGGATGATAGAAAGACATATGAGTTGTATCAAAGAGGAGAGACAAACGGTACTTTCCAGTTTGAATCAGCAGGTATG
The Flammeovirga agarivorans genome window above contains:
- the dnaE gene encoding DNA polymerase III subunit alpha, with the translated sequence MAYIIYDTETTGLPKNFNAPISDLENWPRVVQLAWQLHDDHGQLIKAQNLIVKPDGYTIPFNATKVHGITTEHAIEHGHLLKDVLEEFKIDLAKADRQVGHNLQFDINVTGAEFLREGIESTITEVEVIDTMKSSTDFCALPGGRGGKFKSPSLTELHKKLFGVPFADAHDAAYDVDATARCFFGLIEHGVVEPINNVPVEAVVYEAPVLDEANFAFKEKSKDKGRGKVSKEEGLARLKDVPFTHLHTHTQFSILRATCTIGDLVAKSQADGCTAVCLTDHGNMYTAYHFVRDVLKADLKPIVGCEFYLVNDHKKRKFTRDDPDRRSQPVLIAKNKAGYHNLAKLSSQGFIDGAYTDRDGTYARIDKELLLQYKGDLIATTGGLSSPVNNLILNVGEEQAEQEFVWWLEQFQDDFYIELCRHGLDEEDHVNEVLLRFAEKYGVKYFAANNVYYIDEEGASAHDILLCVKDGEKQSTPIGRGRGFRFGFPNNQFYFKSADEMKELFYDLPEAIECTQEIVDKIESYKLARDVLLPAFDIPEEFVNPEDEKDGGKRGENAFLRHLTYVGAEKRYGTITDDIRERLDFELQTIENTGYPGYFLIVQDFTTEARNMGVSVGPGRGSAAGSAVAYAIGITNVDPIKYDLLFERFLNPDRVSLPDIDIDFDDEGRQKIINWVVDKYGFNQVSHIITYGTMAAKSSIKDTARVMDLPLSDADRIAKLVPDMKLKKLFGMSDEQLNEKLNSEQIEMANALKELSHETGLEGQVVNTARVLEGSVRNTGIHACGIIITPDDITKFIPVTTAKDADLLVTQFDNSVVENAGMLKMDFLGLRTLSIIKDAIKLIKQRHGIEIDPDDIPLDDRKTYELYQRGETNGTFQFESAGMQKHLRSLKPDVFGDLIAMNALYRPGPLEYIPNFIARKHGEEEIVYDIPKMDEYLAETYGITVYQEQVMLLSQSLAGFTKGEADMLRKAMGKKIFALLEQLKPKFIEGGTSNGHDQKALEKVWTDWEAFAAYAFNKSHSTCYSVVAFHTGYLKANYPAEYMASVLTHNMNDIKKVTFFMEECSRMGIQVLGPDVNESEYKFSVNENGAIRFGLGAVKGVGTGPINAIIEGRQEKSYDSIFDFVERVNLKAVNRKVMESLAYAGSFDDFEFHRAQYFHIPEGEKFSGIDLILRYGNRVQADKLSAQASLFGAAGGASVPPPKIPDVEEWSKLVELRFEKEVVGFFISGHPLDMYRMELENFCIPIKNIDLHKQQEIKVGGMITEAKILESKNGNKFGIFSVEDYDQITQMAMFGEAFNKHRHFLNEGDFVCVTGKVKESYRNKGVWELSPQRIMALSSVKDHFCKGIDLSVDVSSLNDDMIMELVEIVGEHQGTREMSLEVFSREDNMVLNLFSKSYKVDPSTELLNKLDLLEGIEYRVF